The following are from one region of the Microbacterium sp. BK668 genome:
- the pknB gene encoding Stk1 family PASTA domain-containing Ser/Thr kinase — MTAEPRVLSGRYRVDELLGRGGMASVYRGYDLTLGRVVAIKILKRDLANDNTFRTRFRLEAQAASRMSHPTIVRVYDAGEDSESSPDGSVHPVPFIVMELVQGRLLKDVIAAGPVPVTDAVRYVDGILEALEYSHRAGVVHRDIKPGNVMVTPSGQIKVMDFGIARAVSDSSSTVAETTQILGTAAYFSPEQAKGEPVDARADVYSTGVVLYELLSGRQPFRGESPVAVAYQHVSETPVPPSEINETVPRSLDTVALRALAKDPFQRYQDAASFREALDATIDGKSPSKRQVGALTSELYGPNPRQAAETARSLRQLSTDTTMKRTQAGPPVAWIWAGVAVLAVLLISVLFWVVTIPRENQVPSNARIVPDVTDMSYDRANEILGEEDLLAFRQDEPSGEVAEGNVIRTDPAAGTSVSPGQQVRVYVSAGQQTVAVPPLQGLSEEAARAAIADAQLAVGAVTPRNDPDLAQGTVLSSDPASGSEQPVGKVVNLVVATGLVTIVDYTGYTVDAARAALEAPEVALTVETAEDTSCPANSPPTVRQQSLAPGDVPVHSTIVLTFCSGPTG; from the coding sequence GTGACAGCTGAGCCGCGCGTGCTTTCGGGGCGCTATCGCGTCGACGAGCTTCTCGGCCGCGGCGGCATGGCGAGCGTGTACCGCGGGTACGATCTGACGCTCGGACGTGTCGTCGCGATCAAGATCCTCAAGCGCGACCTGGCGAACGACAACACCTTCCGCACCCGGTTCCGGCTCGAGGCGCAGGCCGCGTCGCGCATGTCGCATCCGACGATCGTGCGGGTGTACGACGCCGGAGAGGACAGCGAGTCCAGCCCCGACGGCTCGGTGCACCCGGTGCCGTTCATCGTCATGGAGCTCGTCCAGGGCCGCCTCCTGAAGGACGTCATCGCGGCAGGTCCCGTCCCGGTGACGGATGCCGTCCGCTACGTGGACGGCATCCTCGAGGCGCTGGAGTACTCGCACCGGGCCGGCGTCGTGCACCGTGACATCAAGCCCGGCAACGTGATGGTCACCCCGTCCGGGCAGATCAAGGTCATGGACTTCGGGATCGCCCGCGCCGTGTCGGACTCGTCGTCCACGGTCGCCGAGACGACGCAGATCCTCGGCACGGCGGCGTACTTCTCGCCGGAGCAGGCCAAGGGCGAGCCCGTCGACGCGCGAGCCGACGTGTACTCGACCGGCGTGGTGCTGTACGAGCTGCTCTCGGGCCGCCAGCCGTTCCGGGGCGAGTCGCCCGTCGCCGTGGCGTACCAGCACGTCAGCGAGACGCCCGTGCCGCCGTCGGAGATCAACGAGACCGTGCCGCGCTCGCTCGACACCGTGGCACTGCGAGCGCTCGCGAAGGACCCCTTCCAGCGCTACCAGGACGCGGCATCCTTCCGCGAAGCGCTCGACGCCACGATCGACGGCAAGTCGCCCTCCAAGCGGCAGGTCGGCGCGCTCACGAGCGAGCTCTACGGCCCCAACCCCCGGCAGGCGGCGGAGACCGCGCGGTCCCTTCGTCAGCTCAGCACCGACACGACGATGAAGCGCACGCAGGCGGGCCCTCCGGTCGCCTGGATCTGGGCCGGCGTCGCCGTGCTCGCCGTGCTCCTCATCTCGGTGCTGTTCTGGGTCGTGACGATCCCGCGCGAGAACCAGGTGCCCTCCAACGCCCGGATCGTCCCGGACGTCACCGACATGTCGTACGACCGGGCGAACGAGATCCTCGGCGAGGAGGACCTCCTGGCGTTCCGGCAGGACGAGCCGAGCGGCGAGGTCGCGGAGGGGAACGTCATCCGCACGGATCCGGCAGCCGGAACGTCGGTCTCGCCCGGCCAGCAGGTGAGGGTCTACGTGTCCGCCGGTCAGCAGACGGTCGCGGTGCCGCCTCTCCAGGGCCTGAGCGAAGAGGCGGCGCGAGCGGCCATCGCCGACGCGCAGCTCGCCGTCGGCGCCGTGACCCCGCGCAACGACCCCGACCTCGCCCAGGGGACCGTCCTCTCGTCCGACCCCGCGTCCGGCTCGGAGCAGCCGGTCGGCAAGGTCGTGAACCTCGTCGTCGCGACGGGACTGGTCACGATCGTGGATTACACCGGCTACACGGTGGATGCCGCACGAGCCGCCCTCGAGGCGCCTGAGGTCGCACTCACCGTGGAGACGGCGGAGGACACGTCGTGCCCGGCCAACAGTCCGCCCACGGTGCGGCAGCAATCGCTGGCGCCCGGGGATGTGCCCGTCCACTCCACGATCGTCCTGACGTTCTGCTCCGGGCCTACGGGCTGA